GCACTGATACAGAAAGACATCCTATGCAACGACGCCAATTTTTCGCCGGTGCCGCTACCGCCGTCGCGGCCACATCGGTCAGCCGCGTGGCGCTGGCCACCCTGCCCGAGCCCGCCACCCAGGCATCGCCCGACACCGCACCGCCCCTGGTGCCCCCCAACGGGCGCCCCTACCAGCCCGTGGTCACCTTGAACGGCTGGACTACCCCCTGGCGCATGAACCAGGGCGTCAAAGAGTTCCACCTGGTGGCAGAGCCCGTGGTGCGCGAGGTGGCCCCGGGCTTCTTCGTCAACCTGTGGGGCTACAACGGGCAAAGCCCCGGCCCCACCATCGAGGTGGTCGAAGGCGACCGCGTGCGCATCTTCGTCACCAACCGCCTGCCCGAACACACCACCATCCACTGGCACGGCCAGCGCCTGCCCAATGGCATGGACGGCGTGGGCGGCCTCACCCAGCCCGCCATCCAGCCGGGCAAAACCTTTGTGTACGAGTTTGTGGCGCGCCGCCCCGGCACCTTCATGTACCACCCGCACGCCGACGAGATGGTGCAGATGGCCATGGGCATGATGGGCCTGTGGATCACCCACCCCAAGGGTCAACACCCGCATATCGCCAAGGTGCAACGCGACTACGCCTTCCTCATCAACGCCTTTGATGTGGAGCCGGGCAGCAAGACGCCCAAGGTCAACACCATGCTGGAGCACAACATCTGGTGCTGGAACAGCCGCGCCTTCCCCTCCATCAGCCCACTGGTGGCGCGCCGCGGCGACCGCGTGCGCATCCGTGTGGGCAACCTCACCATGACCAACCACCCCATTCACCTTCACGGCCATGAGTTCGAGGTGACCGGTACCGACGGCGGCCCTGTGCCCCCCACCGCCCGCTGGCCCGAGGTGACCACCGACGTGGCCGTGGGCCAGATGCGCCAGATCGAATTCACGGCCGACGAGCTGGGCGACTGGGCCCTGCATTGCCACAAGAGCCACCACACCATGGGCCCCATGGGCCAC
This Acidovorax sp. 106 DNA region includes the following protein-coding sequences:
- a CDS encoding multicopper oxidase family protein — encoded protein: MQRRQFFAGAATAVAATSVSRVALATLPEPATQASPDTAPPLVPPNGRPYQPVVTLNGWTTPWRMNQGVKEFHLVAEPVVREVAPGFFVNLWGYNGQSPGPTIEVVEGDRVRIFVTNRLPEHTTIHWHGQRLPNGMDGVGGLTQPAIQPGKTFVYEFVARRPGTFMYHPHADEMVQMAMGMMGLWITHPKGQHPHIAKVQRDYAFLINAFDVEPGSKTPKVNTMLEHNIWCWNSRAFPSISPLVARRGDRVRIRVGNLTMTNHPIHLHGHEFEVTGTDGGPVPPTARWPEVTTDVAVGQMRQIEFTADELGDWALHCHKSHHTMGPMGHGVPTMIGVDHKGLVGKIQKIVPDYMVMGERGMADMGAMEMPLPENTFPMMTGTGPFGPLEMGGMFTTLKVRQGLGANDYRDPGDFQHPPGTLAYEWQGAPAATPRPARVDAPGTAPTEPSARKPAASGHQH